In Streptomyces hawaiiensis, one genomic interval encodes:
- a CDS encoding LPFR motif small protein, producing the protein MFRAIADVLRQIGGAIATVVTLPFRALARLFGGASSSTRSRRA; encoded by the coding sequence GTGTTCCGTGCTATCGCAGACGTGCTGCGCCAGATCGGCGGGGCCATCGCCACCGTCGTGACGCTGCCCTTCCGGGCGCTTGCCCGGCTCTTCGGTGGGGCCTCGTCCTCCACCCGCAGTCGCAGGGCCTGA
- a CDS encoding SCO6745 family protein translates to MTTAALEPRAGRRCHNMLNSLHATHYFSPDLGRELGAVGITDPRAVNFAVRAAALGPVGAGAVTAAFYNYKYELVARHVPTVWETAAPGQVLAARARAVDATLRRLLGEEALASAEMAEAARLALRAAEACSREARPLYAAHADLPVPEEPHLAYWHAATLLREHRGDGHLAVLMSAGLDGLEAVVTHTATGKGMTPKWVSTTRGWSRKDWEAATDRLRGRGLLAASGDLTEQGVALRREIEHETDRLDRAPYEHLGPQGVARLTELGGAFAHAALVAGAFPADLIGKGDA, encoded by the coding sequence ATGACGACTGCCGCCCTGGAGCCGCGTGCCGGCCGACGCTGCCACAACATGCTCAACTCCCTGCACGCGACGCACTACTTCTCACCCGACCTCGGGCGCGAGCTGGGCGCCGTCGGGATCACCGACCCGCGTGCCGTGAACTTCGCCGTGCGGGCCGCCGCCCTCGGTCCGGTCGGGGCCGGGGCCGTCACGGCGGCCTTCTACAACTACAAGTACGAGCTCGTGGCCCGGCACGTGCCGACGGTGTGGGAGACCGCCGCACCCGGGCAGGTCCTGGCGGCACGCGCGCGTGCGGTCGACGCGACGCTGCGCCGCCTGCTCGGCGAGGAGGCCCTGGCCTCGGCGGAGATGGCCGAGGCCGCGCGGCTCGCGCTGCGCGCCGCCGAGGCCTGCTCGCGCGAGGCACGGCCGCTGTACGCCGCCCACGCCGATCTGCCCGTCCCCGAGGAGCCGCACCTCGCCTACTGGCACGCGGCCACCCTGCTCCGCGAGCACCGGGGCGACGGGCACCTGGCCGTCCTGATGTCCGCGGGTCTGGACGGGCTGGAGGCGGTGGTGACCCACACAGCGACGGGCAAGGGCATGACACCGAAGTGGGTGTCCACCACCCGGGGCTGGAGCCGGAAGGACTGGGAGGCGGCGACGGACCGGCTGCGGGGGCGCGGGCTGCTGGCGGCGTCCGGCGACCTCACCGAGCAGGGTGTCGCCCTGCGCCGGGAGATCGAGCACGAGACGGATCGCCTGGACCGCGCCCCGTACGAACACCTGGGCCCGCAGGGCGTGGCCCGGCTGACCGAGCTGGGCGGGGCGTTCGCGCACGCGGCGCTCGTGGCCGGGGCGTTCCCGGCGGACCTGATCGGCAAGGGTGACGCATAG
- a CDS encoding GlxA family transcriptional regulator, producing the protein MAQRTVLAVLFDGVQSLDVTGPVEVFAGAGVLAPDAYRIRTASLDGAPVRTTSGLTLVPDESLTTAPDPDILLVPGGTGSLRPDPRLVAWVRERGPRAARLVSVCTGAAVLAEAGLLDGRRATTHWAYCDRLARDHPAVEIDPDPVYVRDGHIATSAGVTAGIDLALALVEEDLGRDAALTIARHLVVFLRRPGSQAQFSAQLAAQTAQREPLRDVQRWITDHPDADLCVDTLAVRARLSPRHFARAFRAETGMTPGRYVDRVRLEHARRLLEDTTDGIEEIARTSGYGTPEAMRRAFVKTLGTPPAEYRRRFRPVTTP; encoded by the coding sequence ATGGCCCAGCGCACGGTTCTCGCCGTCCTCTTCGACGGCGTGCAGAGTCTCGACGTCACCGGGCCCGTGGAGGTCTTCGCGGGCGCGGGGGTTCTCGCCCCGGACGCGTACCGGATCCGCACGGCCTCCCTGGACGGCGCGCCCGTGCGGACCACCAGCGGCCTGACCCTCGTACCCGACGAGTCCCTGACGACCGCGCCCGACCCGGACATCCTGCTCGTCCCCGGCGGCACGGGCAGTCTGCGGCCCGACCCGCGCCTGGTGGCCTGGGTGCGCGAGCGAGGTCCGCGCGCCGCACGCCTGGTCTCCGTGTGCACCGGCGCCGCCGTGCTCGCCGAGGCCGGACTCCTGGACGGCCGCCGCGCCACGACCCACTGGGCGTACTGCGACCGGCTCGCCCGTGACCACCCGGCCGTCGAGATCGACCCCGACCCCGTCTACGTACGCGACGGGCACATCGCCACCTCGGCCGGTGTCACCGCCGGCATCGACCTCGCCCTCGCCCTGGTCGAGGAGGACCTGGGCCGGGACGCCGCCCTCACCATCGCCCGCCACCTGGTGGTGTTCCTGCGCAGGCCGGGGAGCCAGGCCCAGTTCAGCGCCCAGCTCGCGGCCCAGACCGCACAGCGCGAGCCCCTGCGGGACGTCCAGCGGTGGATCACCGACCACCCGGACGCGGACCTCTGCGTCGACACCCTCGCCGTCCGCGCCCGCCTCTCGCCCCGCCACTTCGCCCGCGCCTTCCGCGCCGAGACCGGCATGACACCGGGCCGCTACGTGGACCGCGTCCGCCTCGAACACGCCCGGCGCCTCCTGGAGGACACCACCGACGGCATCGAGGAGATCGCCCGCACCAGCGGCTACGGCACGCCCGAGGCCATGCGCCGGGCCTTCGTCAAAACCCTGGGAACGCCCCCGGCCGAGTACCGCCGCCGCTTCCGCCCCGTCACCACACCCTGA
- a CDS encoding DJ-1/PfpI family protein, with product MQIAIVLYDSFTALDAVGPYETLGRIPDAETVFVAERTGPVRNDSRNLALTADRTLADVPHPDIIVVPGGPGPLPLDADGPLLTWLRTADETSTWTTSVCTGSLLLAAAGLLKGRRATSHWLALEELKRHGAEPTGERVVTDGKYVTAAGVSSGIDMGLTLLGRIAGDDHAQLVQLATEYDPQPPYDAGSPEKAPAHLVELLRSHAGLSLT from the coding sequence GTGCAGATCGCCATCGTCCTCTACGACAGCTTCACCGCCCTCGACGCCGTCGGCCCCTACGAGACCCTCGGCCGGATCCCGGACGCGGAGACCGTCTTCGTCGCCGAGCGGACCGGCCCCGTACGGAACGACTCGCGGAACCTCGCGCTCACCGCCGACCGGACCCTCGCCGACGTACCGCACCCCGACATCATCGTGGTCCCCGGCGGCCCGGGCCCGCTGCCGCTGGACGCCGACGGACCCCTGCTCACCTGGCTGCGCACCGCCGACGAAACCAGCACCTGGACGACGTCCGTGTGCACCGGCTCCCTGCTGCTCGCCGCCGCCGGACTCCTCAAGGGCCGCCGCGCGACCTCCCACTGGCTGGCCCTGGAGGAGCTGAAGCGCCACGGCGCCGAGCCGACGGGGGAGCGGGTCGTCACCGACGGCAAGTACGTGACCGCGGCCGGCGTCTCCTCCGGCATCGACATGGGACTGACCCTGCTCGGCCGGATCGCGGGCGACGACCACGCCCAACTCGTCCAGCTCGCCACCGAGTACGACCCCCAGCCGCCCTACGACGCCGGATCGCCCGAGAAGGCACCGGCGCACCTCGTCGAACTGCTCCGGTCGCACGCCGGGCTCAGCCTGACGTAG
- a CDS encoding enoyl-CoA hydratase/isomerase family protein, with product MEPQLRYRVTDSVATVVIRHPEKRNAMTAAMWRSLPPLLDELAGDPAVRALVLTGEGGTFCAGADISTLRGSPEEAQGLAVRAEEALAAFPKPTLAAIRGHCVGGGAQLAAACDLRFAEEGALFGVTPAKLGIVYPASSTRRLVSLVGPATAKYLLFSGELIDARRALRTGLVDEVLPEGELGKRIAGFTRVLASRSQLTQAAAKEFADGRTDRDAHWAGQARGSGDTAEGVAAFLERRQPRFGWSVPTSG from the coding sequence ATGGAGCCCCAGCTGCGGTACCGCGTGACCGACTCGGTCGCGACGGTCGTCATCCGCCATCCCGAGAAGCGCAACGCCATGACGGCCGCGATGTGGCGCTCTCTTCCCCCACTGCTGGACGAGCTCGCGGGGGATCCGGCCGTGCGGGCACTGGTGCTGACCGGTGAGGGCGGCACGTTCTGCGCCGGGGCCGACATCTCGACGCTGCGGGGCTCGCCCGAGGAGGCGCAGGGGTTGGCCGTGCGGGCCGAGGAGGCGCTGGCCGCGTTCCCGAAGCCGACGCTGGCCGCGATCCGGGGTCACTGCGTGGGCGGCGGGGCGCAACTGGCGGCGGCCTGTGATCTGCGGTTCGCCGAGGAGGGGGCACTGTTCGGTGTGACGCCCGCGAAGCTCGGCATCGTGTACCCGGCGTCCTCGACCCGGCGGCTGGTGTCCCTGGTCGGGCCGGCCACCGCCAAGTACCTGCTGTTCTCCGGTGAGCTGATCGACGCGCGGCGGGCGCTGCGCACCGGGCTGGTGGACGAGGTACTGCCCGAGGGTGAACTCGGCAAGCGGATCGCCGGGTTCACCCGGGTCCTGGCGTCCCGTTCGCAGCTGACGCAGGCGGCGGCCAAGGAGTTCGCGGACGGGCGTACCGACCGGGACGCGCACTGGGCCGGGCAGGCGCGCGGGAGCGGCGACACCGCGGAGGGTGTCGCCGCGTTCCTGGAGCGCCGGCAGCCGCGGTTCGGCTGGAGCGTGCCTACGTCAGGCTGA
- a CDS encoding ATP-binding protein, with the protein MDNDGRGFGRRPEGGAAPLGPGPADPLPYEGVWRFTAPAVDASVPLARHAVRDLLLRQGVPVSDDLAQGLLLIVSELVTNAVKHAAVLSPTVAVELAVGAEWLRVSVEDNHPYRPTALETDHGRTGGRGLLLVREVTREAGGMCEVEYTASGGKVIWAALPLKPARFV; encoded by the coding sequence ATGGACAACGACGGGCGTGGGTTCGGCCGGCGCCCAGAGGGCGGCGCGGCGCCCCTCGGCCCCGGGCCCGCGGATCCGCTGCCGTACGAAGGGGTCTGGCGGTTCACCGCACCGGCGGTCGACGCCTCGGTGCCCCTGGCACGGCACGCCGTACGGGACCTGCTGCTGCGTCAGGGCGTGCCGGTCTCCGACGACCTGGCCCAGGGGCTGCTGCTGATCGTCTCGGAACTGGTGACGAACGCGGTGAAGCACGCGGCGGTGCTGTCGCCGACGGTCGCCGTCGAACTGGCCGTCGGTGCCGAGTGGCTCCGGGTGTCCGTGGAGGACAACCATCCGTACCGGCCCACCGCCCTGGAGACCGACCACGGCCGGACCGGGGGGCGCGGGCTGCTCCTGGTGCGTGAGGTCACCCGGGAGGCGGGCGGCATGTGCGAGGTCGAGTACACCGCGAGCGGCGGCAAGGTGATCTGGGCCGCCCTGCCGCTCAAACCCGCGCGCTTCGTCTGA
- the idi gene encoding isopentenyl-diphosphate Delta-isomerase, with translation MPITPATATHTPSNGTADAILLELVDEDGVTIGTAEKLAAHQPPGQLHRAFSVFLFDEYGRLLLQQRALGKYHSPGVWSNTCCGHPYPGEAPFAAAARRTFEELGASPSLLAEAGTVRYNHPDPESGLVEQEYNHLFVGMVQAVVRPDPEEVASTVFVTPPELAERHAKDPFSSWFMTVVDAARPAIRELTGPSAGW, from the coding sequence ATGCCGATCACACCTGCCACCGCGACGCACACCCCGTCGAACGGCACCGCAGACGCGATTTTGCTGGAACTGGTCGACGAGGACGGCGTGACGATCGGCACCGCGGAGAAGCTCGCCGCCCACCAGCCGCCCGGGCAGCTGCACCGCGCGTTCTCGGTGTTCCTCTTCGACGAGTACGGCCGGCTGCTGCTCCAGCAGCGCGCGCTGGGCAAGTACCACTCCCCCGGTGTGTGGTCCAACACCTGCTGCGGCCATCCCTACCCCGGCGAGGCGCCCTTCGCGGCGGCGGCGCGGCGCACGTTCGAGGAGCTCGGCGCCTCCCCGTCCCTGCTGGCCGAGGCGGGCACGGTCCGCTACAACCACCCCGACCCGGAGTCCGGTCTGGTGGAGCAGGAGTACAACCACCTCTTCGTCGGCATGGTGCAGGCCGTGGTGCGGCCGGACCCGGAGGAGGTGGCGTCGACGGTGTTCGTGACCCCGCCGGAGCTGGCGGAGCGGCACGCCAAGGACCCCTTCTCGTCCTGGTTCATGACCGTCGTGGACGCGGCCCGGCCGGCGATCAGGGAGCTGACGGGCCCGTCGGCCGGTTGGTGA
- a CDS encoding cation diffusion facilitator family transporter: protein MGAGHDHGHAHGAAAGGTATSAYRGRLRIALAITLGIVVVQIVGGVLADSLALVADSAHMATDALGLGMALLAIHFANRPPSERATFGYARAEILAALANCLLLLGAGGYVVYESVQRFVTPAQTEGRLALVFGVIGLVANLVSLSLLMRGQKESLNVRGAFLEVAADALGSVTVIVSSVVIMFTGWQPADPIASLVIALMIAPRTWKLLSETLSVLLEAAPKGVDMAEVRSHILATDGVEDVHDLHAWTITSGMPVLSAHVVVSSEALNAIGHEKMLHELQGCLGDHFDVEHCTFQLEPSGHAEHEARLCH, encoded by the coding sequence ATGGGGGCTGGGCACGATCACGGGCACGCGCACGGCGCGGCGGCCGGCGGTACGGCGACCTCGGCGTACCGCGGCAGGCTGCGCATCGCGCTGGCGATCACGCTCGGCATCGTGGTCGTGCAGATCGTCGGCGGTGTCCTCGCCGACTCGCTCGCGCTCGTCGCGGACTCGGCGCACATGGCGACGGACGCCCTGGGCCTCGGCATGGCGCTGCTGGCGATCCACTTCGCGAACCGCCCGCCCAGCGAGCGGGCCACCTTCGGCTACGCCCGGGCCGAGATCCTCGCCGCCCTGGCCAACTGCCTGCTGCTGCTCGGGGCCGGCGGGTACGTCGTGTACGAGTCGGTCCAGCGGTTCGTCACGCCGGCTCAGACCGAGGGCCGGCTGGCTCTGGTGTTCGGTGTGATCGGCCTGGTCGCGAACCTGGTGTCGCTGTCGCTGCTGATGCGCGGGCAGAAGGAGAGCCTGAACGTGCGCGGCGCGTTCCTGGAGGTCGCGGCCGACGCCCTGGGTTCGGTCACGGTGATCGTCTCGTCCGTGGTGATCATGTTCACGGGCTGGCAGCCCGCCGACCCGATCGCCTCACTCGTCATCGCGCTGATGATCGCGCCCCGGACGTGGAAGCTGCTCAGCGAGACGCTCTCCGTGCTGCTGGAGGCCGCCCCCAAGGGCGTCGACATGGCGGAGGTGCGGTCGCACATACTCGCCACGGACGGCGTGGAGGACGTCCACGACCTGCACGCCTGGACGATCACCTCCGGCATGCCGGTGCTGTCGGCGCACGTGGTCGTCAGCTCGGAGGCTCTGAACGCGATAGGCCACGAGAAGATGCTCCACGAGCTCCAGGGCTGCCTCGGCGACCACTTCGACGTGGAGCACTGCACCTTCCAGCTGGAGCCGAGCGGGCACGCGGAGCACGAGGCGCGGCTCTGTCACTGA
- the galE gene encoding UDP-glucose 4-epimerase GalE, which translates to MTWLITGGAGYIGAHVARAMTEAGERVLALDDLSAGVPARLPAEVPLVRGSSLDGELLKRVFAEHAVTGVVHLAARKQVAESVAQPTRYYRENVGGLVTLLDAVAGARIERFVFSSSAAVYGDPGADLITEDTPCAPVNPYGETKLAGEWLVRAAGRAHGISTVCLRYFNVAGAAAPELADTGVFNIVPMVFDRLTRDEAPRIFGDDYPTPDGTCVRDYIHVADLAEAHLAAARRLAGGGGTGDLTVNIGRGEGVSVRELITVIGEVTGDRRPPLVEDRRPGDAPRAVASAARAAAELGWTARRGVHEMTESAWRGWRLHHGS; encoded by the coding sequence ATGACATGGCTGATCACCGGCGGTGCCGGCTATATCGGAGCACATGTGGCCAGGGCCATGACCGAGGCCGGGGAGCGCGTCCTCGCCCTCGACGACCTCTCGGCCGGGGTGCCCGCCCGGCTCCCGGCCGAGGTCCCGCTCGTGCGGGGCTCCTCGCTGGACGGGGAGCTGCTGAAGCGGGTCTTCGCCGAGCACGCTGTGACGGGTGTGGTGCATCTCGCGGCGCGCAAGCAGGTCGCCGAGTCCGTCGCGCAGCCGACGCGGTACTACCGGGAGAACGTCGGCGGCCTGGTGACCCTGCTGGACGCGGTCGCCGGCGCCAGGATCGAGCGCTTCGTGTTCTCCTCGTCGGCTGCCGTCTACGGCGACCCGGGTGCGGACCTCATCACGGAGGACACCCCGTGCGCACCGGTGAACCCGTACGGCGAGACCAAGCTCGCCGGGGAGTGGCTGGTGCGGGCGGCGGGACGGGCGCACGGGATCTCCACCGTGTGTCTGCGCTACTTCAACGTGGCGGGTGCGGCCGCGCCGGAGCTGGCGGACACGGGTGTCTTCAACATCGTCCCGATGGTCTTCGACCGGCTGACGCGCGACGAGGCGCCCCGGATCTTCGGCGACGACTACCCGACCCCGGACGGCACCTGCGTCCGTGACTACATTCACGTCGCCGACCTGGCCGAGGCCCACCTTGCGGCGGCCCGGCGGCTGGCCGGGGGTGGCGGCACGGGCGACCTGACGGTCAACATCGGCCGCGGCGAGGGCGTCTCGGTCCGCGAACTCATCACGGTCATCGGCGAGGTCACCGGCGACCGCCGGCCACCGCTCGTCGAGGACCGCCGCCCCGGCGACGCCCCACGGGCGGTGGCCTCGGCCGCCCGGGCGGCCGCGGAGCTCGGCTGGACGGCCCGGCGTGGGGTCCACGAGATGACCGAGTCGGCCTGGCGTGGCTGGCGGCTGCACCACGGCTCCTGA
- a CDS encoding DUF5941 domain-containing protein, which translates to MSTAILTGQPVPGSSIEADLRSLGFDLRIATDAAEAETLLAEVPGDERVALVDARFVGHVHALRLGLTDPRFPLAAIPGAVTAQPAGRQALTRAMARENSAGGGTTLVDSLADRILSALGTDGTDVHRPELGSLVAAVPADPQARNEARQAVADVDDEAVRLKSAVKSRDGFFTTYCISPYSRYIARWCARRGLTPNQVTTASLLTALIAAACAATGTRGGFVAAGVLLIASFVLDCTDGQLARYSLQYSTLGAWLDATFDRAKEYAYYAGLALGAARGGDDVWALALGAMVLQTCRHVVDFSFNEANHDATANTSPTAALSDKLDSVGWTVWVRRMIVLPIGERWAMIAVLTAATTPRITFYALLIGCAFAATYTTAGRVLRSLTRRARRTDRAAGALADLADNGPLAQGLAEALKRAARKLPGFTAPVVALLGGLAVVLTAALTDFGGPWPIVAALAYVLTSGLAVARPLKGALDWLVPPFLRAAEYGTVLVLAAKADVHGALPAAFGLVAAVAYHHYDTVYRIRGDAGAPPAWLVRSIGGHEGRTLLVTVLAALLTASQFTVALTALAVAVALVVLVESIRFWVAAHQGGAPAVHDEGETA; encoded by the coding sequence TTGTCGACCGCCATCCTCACCGGCCAGCCGGTCCCCGGATCGTCGATCGAGGCCGACCTGCGGTCCCTCGGGTTCGACCTCCGGATCGCGACCGACGCCGCCGAGGCCGAGACCCTCCTCGCCGAGGTACCGGGTGACGAACGGGTCGCCCTGGTCGACGCCCGGTTCGTGGGGCACGTGCACGCGCTGCGTCTCGGTCTCACCGACCCCCGCTTCCCGCTCGCCGCGATCCCCGGCGCCGTCACCGCCCAGCCCGCCGGCCGCCAGGCCCTCACCCGGGCCATGGCCCGCGAGAACTCCGCCGGCGGCGGCACCACGCTGGTCGACAGTCTCGCCGACCGCATCCTCAGCGCCCTCGGCACCGACGGCACCGACGTGCACCGCCCCGAGCTGGGCAGCCTCGTCGCCGCCGTCCCCGCCGACCCGCAGGCCCGCAACGAGGCCCGGCAGGCGGTGGCGGACGTGGACGACGAGGCCGTACGCCTGAAGTCGGCGGTGAAGTCCCGCGACGGCTTCTTCACCACCTACTGCATCAGCCCGTACTCCCGCTACATCGCCCGCTGGTGCGCCCGCCGCGGCCTGACCCCGAACCAGGTCACGACCGCCTCCCTGCTCACCGCCCTCATAGCGGCGGCCTGCGCGGCCACCGGCACCCGCGGCGGCTTCGTCGCGGCCGGCGTCCTGCTGATCGCGTCGTTCGTGCTGGACTGCACCGACGGCCAGCTCGCCCGCTACTCCCTGCAGTACTCCACGCTCGGCGCCTGGCTGGACGCCACCTTCGACCGGGCCAAGGAGTACGCCTACTACGCCGGCCTCGCGCTCGGAGCCGCCCGGGGCGGCGACGACGTCTGGGCCCTGGCCCTCGGCGCCATGGTCCTGCAGACCTGCCGGCACGTCGTGGACTTCTCCTTCAACGAGGCCAACCACGACGCCACGGCCAACACCAGCCCCACCGCCGCCCTCTCCGACAAGCTCGACAGCGTCGGCTGGACGGTCTGGGTACGGCGGATGATCGTCCTGCCCATCGGCGAGCGCTGGGCGATGATCGCGGTCCTGACGGCGGCCACGACTCCCCGCATCACCTTCTACGCGCTGCTCATCGGCTGCGCCTTCGCCGCGACGTACACCACGGCCGGCCGGGTGCTGCGCTCCCTGACCCGCAGGGCCAGGCGGACCGACCGGGCGGCCGGCGCCCTGGCCGACCTCGCCGACAACGGCCCGCTCGCGCAGGGCCTCGCGGAGGCACTCAAGAGGGCCGCGCGTAAGCTGCCGGGCTTCACCGCCCCCGTCGTCGCCCTGCTCGGCGGCCTCGCCGTCGTCCTCACCGCGGCGCTGACGGACTTCGGCGGCCCCTGGCCGATCGTCGCGGCCCTCGCCTACGTCCTGACCTCGGGCCTCGCCGTCGCCCGCCCCCTCAAGGGCGCCCTCGACTGGCTGGTCCCCCCGTTCCTGCGCGCCGCCGAGTACGGCACCGTCCTGGTCCTGGCGGCGAAAGCGGACGTGCACGGAGCCCTTCCCGCGGCTTTCGGGCTGGTGGCCGCGGTCGCCTACCATCACTACGACACGGTCTACCGCATCCGCGGCGACGCCGGAGCGCCCCCGGCCTGGCTGGTGCGCTCCATCGGGGGGCACGAAGGGCGGACGCTGCTCGTCACCGTCCTCGCCGCGCTGCTCACCGCCTCGCAGTTCACGGTCGCGCTCACGGCACTGGCCGTGGCCGTGGCCCTGGTGGTGCTCGTCGAGAGCATCCGCTTCTGGGTCGCCGCCCATCAGGGCGGCGCACCCGCCGTACACGATGAAGGAGAAACCGCATGA
- a CDS encoding sugar phosphate nucleotidyltransferase: MIGLVLAAGAGRRLRPYTDSLPKALVPVGPAGIEGEPTVLDLTLGNFAEIGLTEVAIIVGYRKEAVYARREALEQKYGLKLTLIDNDKAEEWNNAYSLWCGRDALKDGVILANGDTVHPVSVEKTLLAARGDGKKIILALDTVKQLADEEMKVVVDPAQGMTKITKLMDPAEATGEYIGVTLIEGDAAPELADALKAVWETDPQQFYEHGYQELVNRGFRIDVAPIGDVKWVEIDNHDDLARGREIACQY, translated from the coding sequence ATGATCGGCCTCGTGCTCGCGGCCGGCGCCGGACGGCGTCTGCGCCCCTACACCGACAGCCTTCCCAAGGCGCTGGTGCCGGTGGGCCCCGCGGGCATAGAAGGCGAACCCACGGTTCTCGACCTGACCCTCGGCAACTTCGCCGAGATCGGTCTCACCGAGGTCGCGATCATCGTCGGCTACCGCAAGGAGGCCGTGTACGCGCGCAGGGAAGCCCTCGAGCAGAAGTACGGCCTCAAGCTCACCCTCATCGACAACGACAAGGCCGAGGAGTGGAACAACGCCTACTCCCTGTGGTGCGGGCGTGACGCCCTCAAGGACGGAGTGATCCTCGCCAACGGCGACACCGTCCACCCGGTCTCCGTCGAGAAGACGCTGCTCGCCGCCCGCGGCGACGGCAAGAAGATCATCCTCGCCCTCGACACGGTCAAGCAGCTCGCGGACGAGGAGATGAAGGTCGTCGTCGACCCCGCCCAGGGCATGACGAAGATCACCAAGCTGATGGACCCCGCCGAGGCCACCGGCGAGTACATCGGCGTCACGCTGATCGAGGGCGACGCCGCCCCCGAGCTGGCCGACGCGCTCAAGGCCGTGTGGGAGACCGACCCGCAGCAGTTCTACGAGCACGGCTACCAGGAGCTCGTGAACCGCGGCTTCCGCATCGACGTGGCGCCGATCGGCGACGTCAAGTGGGTGGAGATCGACAACCACGACGATCTCGCCCGTGGACGGGAGATCGCGTGCCAGTACTGA
- a CDS encoding iron-containing alcohol dehydrogenase family protein, translating to MPVLTRLIPSPLVVDIRPGALDDLACVLADERISHSGRLAVAVSGGSGARLRERISPSMPGATWYEVGGGTLDDAVRLASDIKAGHFDAVVGLGGGKIIDCAKFAAARVGLPLVAVPTNLAHDGLCSPVATLDNDAGRGSYGVPNPIAVVIDLDVIREAPVRYVRAGIGDAVSNISAIADWELANRVKGERIDGLAAAMARQAGEAVLRHPGGIGDNDFLQVLAEALVLSGIAMSVSGDSRPSSGACHEINHAFDLLYPKRAAAHGEQCGLGAAFAMWLRGAHEESAYMAEVLRRHGLPVLPDEIGFTTDEFVKAVEFAPETRPGRYTILEHLDLNTEQIKDTYADYVKAIGS from the coding sequence GTGCCAGTACTGACCCGGCTCATCCCCTCGCCGCTCGTCGTGGACATCCGCCCGGGTGCCCTCGACGACCTGGCGTGCGTCCTCGCCGACGAGCGCATCTCGCACTCCGGCCGCCTCGCCGTCGCGGTCAGCGGCGGCTCCGGCGCCAGGCTGCGCGAGCGGATCTCGCCGAGCATGCCCGGCGCCACCTGGTACGAGGTCGGCGGCGGCACCCTCGACGACGCGGTCCGGCTGGCGAGCGACATAAAGGCCGGCCACTTCGACGCGGTCGTCGGCCTCGGCGGCGGCAAGATCATCGACTGCGCCAAGTTCGCCGCGGCACGCGTCGGCCTGCCCCTGGTCGCCGTGCCCACGAACCTCGCGCACGACGGCCTGTGCTCGCCGGTCGCCACCCTCGACAACGACGCGGGCCGCGGCTCTTACGGTGTGCCGAACCCGATCGCGGTCGTCATCGACCTGGACGTCATCCGTGAGGCCCCGGTCCGTTACGTCCGCGCCGGCATCGGCGACGCCGTCTCCAACATCTCCGCGATCGCGGACTGGGAGCTGGCCAACCGCGTGAAGGGCGAGCGGATCGACGGACTCGCCGCGGCCATGGCCCGCCAGGCCGGCGAGGCCGTACTGCGGCACCCGGGCGGCATCGGGGACAACGACTTCCTCCAGGTGCTCGCCGAAGCGCTGGTCCTCAGCGGCATCGCCATGTCGGTGTCGGGCGACTCGCGGCCGTCCTCCGGGGCGTGCCACGAGATCAACCACGCCTTCGACCTGCTCTACCCCAAGCGGGCCGCCGCCCACGGCGAGCAGTGCGGACTCGGCGCGGCCTTCGCGATGTGGCTGCGCGGGGCGCACGAGGAGTCGGCCTACATGGCCGAGGTGCTGCGCCGGCACGGCCTGCCTGTGCTGCCGGACGAGATCGGCTTCACCACGGACGAGTTCGTCAAGGCCGTCGAGTTCGCCCCGGAGACCCGGCCCGGCCGCTACACCATCCTCGAACACCTCGACCTGAACACCGAACAGATCAAGGACACCTACGCCGACTATGTCAAGGCCATCGGTAGCTGA